A segment of the Bradyrhizobium sp. CCBAU 53340 genome:
CGATGATCGGCGTCGAGGTGAGGAATCCGAGGCGCGGCCGCAGCGGCGACGTGATCGGAATGGAAGACTGGGGAAGGCTATCGACCGTCATTGTTGTTGTCCTTCGCCCTAGTACCGGATCCGGGGATCGAGCAGCGTGTAGGCGACATCGATCAGGAGATTGACCACGACGTAGATCAGCGAGGTCAGCAGGATCATGGCCTGGATCACCGGATAGTCGCGCGCCAGCACCGCGTCCACGGTGAGGCGGCCGATGCCGGGGATGTTGAACACGCTCTCGGTGACGACGACGCCGGAGATCAGAAGCGCAAAGCCGGTTCCGATCACGGTGATCACGGGCACCGCGGCATTGCGCAGCGCGTGCCGCATCATCACGGCGACCTCGGTGATGCCTTTGGCGCGCGCCGTTCGCACATAGTCTTCGCCGAGCACGTCGAGCATCGCCGCGCGCGTCATGCGTGCGATCAGCGCGATGTAGATGAAGGAGAGCGCGCAGGTCGGCAGGATGATGCGCTCGAAGAACGGCCCGAAGCCGGCCGAGATGCTCTTGAAGCCCTGCACCGGTACCCAGCGCAGGTCGATCGCAAACACCTCGATCAGCACATAGCCGACCACGAACACCGGCACCGAGAAGCCGAGCACCGACAGCCCCATCACGAAGCGGTCGATCCAGGTGCCGTGCTTCCACGCTGCGATCACGCCGAGGGGGACGGCGACGATGACGGCGAGGATGATGGTCGACAGCGCGATCGAAATCGACGGCTCGACGCGCTGGCCGATCATCTTGATGACGGGCAGGTTGGAAATCAGGGAGGTTCCGAGATCGCCGTGCAGCAGCTTATTCACCCAGGTGATGAACTGCACGATCAAGGGCTCGTTGAGGCCGAGCGAGGTGCGGATGCGCTCCAGTCGTTCCGGCGTGGCGTTGTCGCCGGCGAGGATCGCCGCAGGGTCGCCCGGCGTCAGCCGCAGCAGCAGGAACACGAAAAGCGCGACGACGCCCATCACGGGTACGGCAGCGAAAATTCGGCGAAGGAGATATCCGAGCAAGTTGGATCCGTCAGATGAGAGTCAAATCAGCGGCAGCGGTCATGGCCTGTTCTGCCATCAGCCTAACATTTCAGCAATTCCCGTGCCATCCACCCGGTCGTCATGCCCGGGCTTGACCCGCCTGCGCGGCCGAAGCCGCTTCGGCGCGGCGAAGGCCCGGGCATCCACGTCTTTCTTCGCGTTCGGGCGCAAAGGCGTGGATGGCCGGGTCGAGCCCGGCCATGACGGCGGTGATCGCAGTGCGATCACTCCAGCGTCGCCAGCAGTCCCGCCATCAGGCGGCCACGTTCGACCAGGCTTTCGACCTCGATATGCTCTTCCAACGTGTGGGCATTGGCGCCGCGCACGCCCAGGCCGTCGAGAGTCGGAATGCCCATGGCGCCGGTGAAGTTGCCGTCGGAGCCGCCGCCGGAGCTGGCATGCGGTAATTCCGCGCCGAGCGCTTTGGCGATGCCGCGTGCCTTGTCATAGAGCGCCATGGTGCCGGCATCCGGTTCCCACACTGGCCGTGTCACCCCGCGCGTGACCTTGAAGGTCACGTCGTTGCTGGTGCCCGACAGCGCCAGCATCCGCTCGACGCCGCGGTCGAGGTCGGCCTGGCGCTTGGCCATGGAGAGCGCTTCGCCGGTGGCGGTGGTTGCAACGCAATTCACCCATTGGCCGCCATGCACGATTCCGACCGAGAAGGTGCAATCCTCCGTCGTCATCGCGTCGATCGCAAGGATCTGCCGCGCCATCTCGCGGATGGCGGAACGTCCGGCCGATAATGTCGCGCCGGCATGGCTCGGCCGTCCCGTCGCTTCCAGATTGAATCGCGCGATGGCGTAACGTCCGGTGGTGACACCGTTGTCGGCGCGGCCGGGCTCGGGCACCAGCACATATTTGTTGCGCGCGGCCTCCGCCTCGATGATGTCGCGCGTCGAGGGCGTGCCGACTTCCTCGTCCGGCGTGAACAGGACGGTGATCGGCAGGGGCGTGGTGAAAGAGGCGCGCGCAAGCTGCCGGATCGCTTCCAGCGAGAGGTAGTTGCCGCCCTTCATGTCGAAGATGCCGGGGCCGTAGCATCTGTTGCCCTCGCGGCGCCATTTCAGCGTCTCGATGGTGCCGACCGGATGGACAGTATCCATGTGCCCGGCGATCAGGATGCCCGGCTCGCCTTGCCTGGGATGGGGAAACCGCGCGCGCATGACGCCGCCAAAGCCCTGACGGCCGGCGATGCGTTCGATGGTTGCACCCATGATCGCCATATCCCGCGCTGCAATATCGAGCATCCGGTTAACGGCGCCCGCGTCCCAGGTCGGGCTTTCGCATTCCACCCAGGTGCGCAGGCCCGCGAGCATGGCCTCGGAATCGAAGGGAAGATTGGCTGGATTCATCTCAATGTCTCTCAGGCTTCGAAAGATGGAATGCGCATTGCATCAGCATCGGCAGGACGAGCGGAGAGAGTTGTAGAGCCAAACCGAACTTTGTAGAGCCCGTGCATGCGATGCCATGGCTGCACGGAAACCGGATTGACGCGCTCAAGACTGTCTGCAAGTCTCGAAAGATAAAGGCATTGCATGAGGTTAGTTCGCCTAAGGAACGAACCAGGTGCTCAATCAATAATCCGCCTTTGAACAGTTTCACGTCAGGAGAAACTTTCTATGTTGAGCTTGATGCGCCGGGGGCGTCGCGCGTTCGCCTCCACACTCGCGCTGTCGGTCGTCGCGCTTGCCACGGCGATGGCCTCGCCCGTATTTGCGGCCGGCAAGACCATCACTGCGGTGATGCATTCGGATCTGCGCATCATCGATCCGATCTTCACCACCGCCTACATCGCGCGCGACCACGGCTACATGGTCTACGACACGCTGATCGCGACGGATGCGAACTTCAAGATC
Coding sequences within it:
- a CDS encoding ABC transporter permease codes for the protein MLGYLLRRIFAAVPVMGVVALFVFLLLRLTPGDPAAILAGDNATPERLERIRTSLGLNEPLIVQFITWVNKLLHGDLGTSLISNLPVIKMIGQRVEPSISIALSTIILAVIVAVPLGVIAAWKHGTWIDRFVMGLSVLGFSVPVFVVGYVLIEVFAIDLRWVPVQGFKSISAGFGPFFERIILPTCALSFIYIALIARMTRAAMLDVLGEDYVRTARAKGITEVAVMMRHALRNAAVPVITVIGTGFALLISGVVVTESVFNIPGIGRLTVDAVLARDYPVIQAMILLTSLIYVVVNLLIDVAYTLLDPRIRY
- a CDS encoding M20/M25/M40 family metallo-hydrolase, whose amino-acid sequence is MNPANLPFDSEAMLAGLRTWVECESPTWDAGAVNRMLDIAARDMAIMGATIERIAGRQGFGGVMRARFPHPRQGEPGILIAGHMDTVHPVGTIETLKWRREGNRCYGPGIFDMKGGNYLSLEAIRQLARASFTTPLPITVLFTPDEEVGTPSTRDIIEAEAARNKYVLVPEPGRADNGVTTGRYAIARFNLEATGRPSHAGATLSAGRSAIREMARQILAIDAMTTEDCTFSVGIVHGGQWVNCVATTATGEALSMAKRQADLDRGVERMLALSGTSNDVTFKVTRGVTRPVWEPDAGTMALYDKARGIAKALGAELPHASSGGGSDGNFTGAMGIPTLDGLGVRGANAHTLEEHIEVESLVERGRLMAGLLATLE